Proteins from a genomic interval of Papaver somniferum cultivar HN1 chromosome 4, ASM357369v1, whole genome shotgun sequence:
- the LOC113274858 gene encoding homeobox-leucine zipper protein ANTHOCYANINLESS 2-like isoform X1, translating into MSSFGGFFDNSSTTTTATTTTTTAGGGGGGGGGVRVVSDIPLNNMPTGVISRSRVVNHNHHHHHPYHKPAAVFKSPGLSLGLQTNNMDGHGGGGGGDRFGENLDGGSGLLGGGARLLDGRELDEYESRSGSDNMDGANSDDQDTDKPPRKKRYHRHTPQQIQELEALFKECPHPDEKQRNELSRRLVLEARQVKFWFQNRRTQMKTQIERHENSILRQENDKLRAENMNVREAMRNPMCNNCGGAAVLGDVSLEEQHLRVENARLKEELDRVCALAGKFLGRPVSSIGDPLPPSMQISAGLDLAVGINGGFGGMNHGMSGVNPNLLMGNNNNQFRGSGGSGGMPAMSMVPHQQQSISSGVDRSVENSMYLDLAMAAMEELVRMAQTNEPVWIPSSFEGGKETFNRDEYTRMFAPCIGSKPNGFVTEATRETGVVIVNSVALVETLMDAKRYVDMFPCVIARCNTTDVISSGVGGTRNGALQLMHAEFQVLSPLVQIREVNFLRFCKQHAEGVWAVVDISVDANQENSDTYTYLSRRLPSGCVIQDMPNGYCKVTWVEHAEYDENSIHRIYQPLVNAGLGFGAQKWVATLQRQCECIAILMSNMPIRDQTGITQSGRKSMLKLAQRMTQNFCAGVCPSSVHKWNRLSAGNVDADVRVMTRKSIDDPGEPPGVVLSAATSVWLPISPQKLFDFLRDERLRSEWDILSNGGPMQQMSHINKGQDPGNCVSLLRAGAMNASQSSMLILQETCIDASGSLVVYAPVDIPAMHVVMSGGDSAYVALLPSGFSIVPDGGPHRQSISNCADPPNGSNNNDGSDGGGSSSQQLTSDAAGPGASGSLLTVAFQILVNSLPTAKLTVESVETVNNLISCTVQKIKAALNCEN; encoded by the exons ATGAGTAGTTTTGGGGGTTTCTTTGATAACAGTTCTACTACTACTACTGCTACTACAACAACTACtactgctggtggtggtggtggtggaggaggaggagtaAGGGTAGTGTCTGATATACCATTAAACAATATGCCTACTGGTGTCATTTCTCGGTCAAGAGTTGtaaatcataatcatcatcatcatcatccttatcatAAACCTGCTGCTGTCTTCAAGTCTCCTGGACTTTCTCTTGGTCTT CAAACTAACAATATGGATGGACAtggaggtggaggaggaggagataGGTTTGGGGAAAATCTAGATGGTGGAAGTGGTTTATTAGGTGGTGGTGCAAGATTATTAGATGGTAGAGAATTAGATGAATATGAAAGTAGATCTGGTAGTGATAATATGGATGGTGCTAATTCTGATGATCAAGATACTGATAAGCCTCCTCGTAAGAAACGTTATCATCGACATACTCCACAGCAGATACAAGAGCTTGAAGC ATTGTTTAAAGAATGTCCTCATCCAGATGAGAAGCAAAGAAATGAACTTAGTAGAAGACTAGTCTTGGAGGCTAGACAAGTCAAGTTCTGGTTTCAGAATCGCCGTACTCAGATGAAG ACTCAAATCGAACGCCATGAGAATTCGATTCTTAGACAAGAGAATGATAAACTTAGAGCAGAAAACATGAATGTGAGGGAAGCTATGAGAAACCCAATGTGCAACAACTGTGGAGGTGCAGCGGTGCTAGGGGATGTATCTTTAGAGGAACAGCATCTCAGGGTTGAAAATGCTCgtctcaaggaagagttggaccGAGTTTGTGCACTTGCCGGGAAGTTCTTAGGAAGGCCTGTTTCTTCTATTGGTGATCCATTGCCTCCTTCAATGCAAATAAGTGCCGGATTAGACCTTGCTGTTGGGATTAATGGTGGATTTGGTGGTATGAATCATGGTATGAGTGGTGTAAATCCAAACCTTCTGATGGGAAATAATAATAACCAATTTCGTGGAAGTGGTGGTTCGGGTGGGATGCCAGCCATGTCCATGGTGCCTCATCAACAACAATCTATTTCGTCGGGGGTTGATAGATCAGTTGAGAATTCTATGtatttggatcttgcaatggctgCAATGGAGGAACTGGTTCGAATGGCACAGACTAATGAGCCTGTATGGATCCCATCTAGTTTTGAAGGAGGTAAAGAAACGTTTAACCGCGACGAGTACACCAGGATGTTTGCTCCTTGCATTGGATCAAAACCTAATGGATTTGTCACTGAAGCAACTAGAGAAACCGGCGTGGTTATCGTCAACAGCGTGGCCCTTGTGGAGACATTAATGGATGCG AAACGATACGTGGATATGTTCCCTTGTGTGATTGCGAGATGTAACACCACTGATGTGATCTCTAGCGGTGTAGGAGGAACACGAAATGGTGCACTTCAGCTG ATGCACGCAGAATTTCAAGTACTTTCACCACTAGTCCAGATTCGCGAGGTCAATTTTCTTCGATTCTGTAAGCAACATGCGGAAGGAGTATGGGCTGTGGTGGATATTTCTGTTGATGCAAACCAGGAAAATTCAGACACTTATACATATTTGAGTAGAAGACTTCCTTCTGGCTGTGTGATTCAAGATATGCCAAATGGGTACTGCAAG GTTACGTGGGTTGAGCATGCAGAGTATGACGAGAATTCGATCCATCGTATTTATCAGCCGCTAGTCAATGCTGGTTTGGGTTTTGGAGCGCAGAAGTGGGTTGCAACATTACAACGTCAATGCGAATGCATTGCAATTCTTATGTCTAATATGCCAATCCGAGATCAGACTG GAATCACGCAAAGTGGCCGTAAGAGTATGTTGAAGCTTGCACAGCGAATGACTCAGAATTTCTGTGCTGGAGTTTGCCCATCCAGTGTGCACAAATGGAACAGACTTTCTGCAGGGAATGTTGATGCAGATGTTAGAGTTATGACCAGAAAGAGCATTGATGATCCAGGTGAACCACCAGGTGTTGTTTTGAGTGCTGCAACATCAGTTTGGCTTCCTATTTCACCACAGAAACTCTTCGATTTCTTACGAGATGAACGTTTACGGAGCGAATGGGATATACTATCTAACGGTGGGCCAATGCAACAAATGTCTCACATTAATAAGGGCCAAGATCCTGGCAACTGCGTCTCTCTTCTTCGTGCTGGC GCCATGAATGCAAGCCAGAGTAGTATGTTAATATTGCAAGAGACATGCATAGATGCATCAGGTTCACTTGTGGTGTATGCACCAGTTGATATACCAGCAATGCATGTGGTGATGAGTGGTGGCGATTCGGCTTATGTTGCATTGCTTCCTTCTGGATTTTCTATAGTACCTGATGGTGGACCTCATCGTCAGTCCATTTCAAACTGTGCTGATCCCCcaaatggcagcaacaacaatgaCGGAAGCGATGGCGGTGGTTCTAGCTCGCAGCAGTTGACTAGTGATGCTGCTGGTCCCGGTGCCAGTGGTTCGTTATTAACAGTAGCTTTTCAGATTTTGGTCAACAGTTTGCCAACAGCTAAACTTACTGTGGAGTCGGTGGAGACCGTGAATAACCTTATTTCTTGCACCGTTCAGAAGATCAAGGCAGCTCTGAATTGCGAAAACTAG
- the LOC113274858 gene encoding homeobox-leucine zipper protein ANTHOCYANINLESS 2-like isoform X2: MDGHGGGGGGDRFGENLDGGSGLLGGGARLLDGRELDEYESRSGSDNMDGANSDDQDTDKPPRKKRYHRHTPQQIQELEALFKECPHPDEKQRNELSRRLVLEARQVKFWFQNRRTQMKTQIERHENSILRQENDKLRAENMNVREAMRNPMCNNCGGAAVLGDVSLEEQHLRVENARLKEELDRVCALAGKFLGRPVSSIGDPLPPSMQISAGLDLAVGINGGFGGMNHGMSGVNPNLLMGNNNNQFRGSGGSGGMPAMSMVPHQQQSISSGVDRSVENSMYLDLAMAAMEELVRMAQTNEPVWIPSSFEGGKETFNRDEYTRMFAPCIGSKPNGFVTEATRETGVVIVNSVALVETLMDAKRYVDMFPCVIARCNTTDVISSGVGGTRNGALQLMHAEFQVLSPLVQIREVNFLRFCKQHAEGVWAVVDISVDANQENSDTYTYLSRRLPSGCVIQDMPNGYCKVTWVEHAEYDENSIHRIYQPLVNAGLGFGAQKWVATLQRQCECIAILMSNMPIRDQTGITQSGRKSMLKLAQRMTQNFCAGVCPSSVHKWNRLSAGNVDADVRVMTRKSIDDPGEPPGVVLSAATSVWLPISPQKLFDFLRDERLRSEWDILSNGGPMQQMSHINKGQDPGNCVSLLRAGAMNASQSSMLILQETCIDASGSLVVYAPVDIPAMHVVMSGGDSAYVALLPSGFSIVPDGGPHRQSISNCADPPNGSNNNDGSDGGGSSSQQLTSDAAGPGASGSLLTVAFQILVNSLPTAKLTVESVETVNNLISCTVQKIKAALNCEN; the protein is encoded by the exons ATGGATGGACAtggaggtggaggaggaggagataGGTTTGGGGAAAATCTAGATGGTGGAAGTGGTTTATTAGGTGGTGGTGCAAGATTATTAGATGGTAGAGAATTAGATGAATATGAAAGTAGATCTGGTAGTGATAATATGGATGGTGCTAATTCTGATGATCAAGATACTGATAAGCCTCCTCGTAAGAAACGTTATCATCGACATACTCCACAGCAGATACAAGAGCTTGAAGC ATTGTTTAAAGAATGTCCTCATCCAGATGAGAAGCAAAGAAATGAACTTAGTAGAAGACTAGTCTTGGAGGCTAGACAAGTCAAGTTCTGGTTTCAGAATCGCCGTACTCAGATGAAG ACTCAAATCGAACGCCATGAGAATTCGATTCTTAGACAAGAGAATGATAAACTTAGAGCAGAAAACATGAATGTGAGGGAAGCTATGAGAAACCCAATGTGCAACAACTGTGGAGGTGCAGCGGTGCTAGGGGATGTATCTTTAGAGGAACAGCATCTCAGGGTTGAAAATGCTCgtctcaaggaagagttggaccGAGTTTGTGCACTTGCCGGGAAGTTCTTAGGAAGGCCTGTTTCTTCTATTGGTGATCCATTGCCTCCTTCAATGCAAATAAGTGCCGGATTAGACCTTGCTGTTGGGATTAATGGTGGATTTGGTGGTATGAATCATGGTATGAGTGGTGTAAATCCAAACCTTCTGATGGGAAATAATAATAACCAATTTCGTGGAAGTGGTGGTTCGGGTGGGATGCCAGCCATGTCCATGGTGCCTCATCAACAACAATCTATTTCGTCGGGGGTTGATAGATCAGTTGAGAATTCTATGtatttggatcttgcaatggctgCAATGGAGGAACTGGTTCGAATGGCACAGACTAATGAGCCTGTATGGATCCCATCTAGTTTTGAAGGAGGTAAAGAAACGTTTAACCGCGACGAGTACACCAGGATGTTTGCTCCTTGCATTGGATCAAAACCTAATGGATTTGTCACTGAAGCAACTAGAGAAACCGGCGTGGTTATCGTCAACAGCGTGGCCCTTGTGGAGACATTAATGGATGCG AAACGATACGTGGATATGTTCCCTTGTGTGATTGCGAGATGTAACACCACTGATGTGATCTCTAGCGGTGTAGGAGGAACACGAAATGGTGCACTTCAGCTG ATGCACGCAGAATTTCAAGTACTTTCACCACTAGTCCAGATTCGCGAGGTCAATTTTCTTCGATTCTGTAAGCAACATGCGGAAGGAGTATGGGCTGTGGTGGATATTTCTGTTGATGCAAACCAGGAAAATTCAGACACTTATACATATTTGAGTAGAAGACTTCCTTCTGGCTGTGTGATTCAAGATATGCCAAATGGGTACTGCAAG GTTACGTGGGTTGAGCATGCAGAGTATGACGAGAATTCGATCCATCGTATTTATCAGCCGCTAGTCAATGCTGGTTTGGGTTTTGGAGCGCAGAAGTGGGTTGCAACATTACAACGTCAATGCGAATGCATTGCAATTCTTATGTCTAATATGCCAATCCGAGATCAGACTG GAATCACGCAAAGTGGCCGTAAGAGTATGTTGAAGCTTGCACAGCGAATGACTCAGAATTTCTGTGCTGGAGTTTGCCCATCCAGTGTGCACAAATGGAACAGACTTTCTGCAGGGAATGTTGATGCAGATGTTAGAGTTATGACCAGAAAGAGCATTGATGATCCAGGTGAACCACCAGGTGTTGTTTTGAGTGCTGCAACATCAGTTTGGCTTCCTATTTCACCACAGAAACTCTTCGATTTCTTACGAGATGAACGTTTACGGAGCGAATGGGATATACTATCTAACGGTGGGCCAATGCAACAAATGTCTCACATTAATAAGGGCCAAGATCCTGGCAACTGCGTCTCTCTTCTTCGTGCTGGC GCCATGAATGCAAGCCAGAGTAGTATGTTAATATTGCAAGAGACATGCATAGATGCATCAGGTTCACTTGTGGTGTATGCACCAGTTGATATACCAGCAATGCATGTGGTGATGAGTGGTGGCGATTCGGCTTATGTTGCATTGCTTCCTTCTGGATTTTCTATAGTACCTGATGGTGGACCTCATCGTCAGTCCATTTCAAACTGTGCTGATCCCCcaaatggcagcaacaacaatgaCGGAAGCGATGGCGGTGGTTCTAGCTCGCAGCAGTTGACTAGTGATGCTGCTGGTCCCGGTGCCAGTGGTTCGTTATTAACAGTAGCTTTTCAGATTTTGGTCAACAGTTTGCCAACAGCTAAACTTACTGTGGAGTCGGTGGAGACCGTGAATAACCTTATTTCTTGCACCGTTCAGAAGATCAAGGCAGCTCTGAATTGCGAAAACTAG